DNA from Synergistota bacterium:
AGAAGCTCATCTGGAAGAAGTTAAAGCACGTTTTAATGTGGGTATGACTACAAAAAGCGAGCTCTTAAGAGCAGAAACGGCTTTAGCCAATGCTGAACTTGATATCATAAGGGCAGAAAACATTCTAAGAACCGCAGAGCTTAATTTGAAGTTTGCAATTGGTCTTGATAGAGATGAGGAGATAGAGATTAAAGAAGAATTAGTTTTTTCATCTTTGAGAGGAGAACTTAAAAGCTATATTGAGGAGGCTTTTTCAAAAAGGCCTGAACTTTTAAGTATGTCACATGCTATAGAAGCTTTAAGAGCTAATGAAAAAATAGCTTTGGCTAATTATAGCCCTCAAGTTTATTTCTCAGGTAATTACCAGTGGAGCGGTGATACTTTTCCACCTAAAAGTGATAGTTGGAGTGTGGCTCTTATTCTTAGTGTTAATCTTTTCGATGGTGGAGAAACGAAAGGTAAGGTTAATGAGATTAGGGCTAATATAAGTAAATTTCTGGCTGCTTTCGAAAATATTAAAAAGTCTATAGCTCTTCAGGTTGAATCTGCCTATCTTTCTGTTAAAGAGGCAGAGAAGAGGATAAAGGTGGCTGAGGCGTATGTTGATAAGGCTTTTGAAGATTTTAAAATGGCTGAGGAAGAGTATAAGGCTGGTGTTGGAACAACTTTAAACGTTCTTGATGCTCAAACTTCTTGGAAGCAAATGAAAAATAATTATATTCAAGCTCTTTATGATGCCAATGTAGCTGTTGCTAAATTGATTCTAGCGATAGGGAGGGATAGATTTTGAATAAGCTGCTTAGAATTATGTGTTTATTGGTTTTCCTACTGTATTTTACTTTAATTGGTTATACTCAAGAGCTACCCACTGTTAAAATTGTTGAGGTTAAAAATATGGAGTTTAAAAGGGTTTTTAACTTTACAGCTGACGCTGTTGCGTTAAAAGTAGTTGATATATACTCTCGAGTTCAAAACAGGATACTTAAAAAGCTTTATGTAGATGTAGGAGATAGAGTTAAGGATGGTCAGGTTTTAGCTTTACTAGATGATGAATATGCAAAAGTGACTTACCAAGGAGCTTTAGCAGGTGTTAAACAAGCTGAAGCTTCTGTGGAGCAAGCGCGTGTAGTTGCAGATAATGCTAAGGATAACTATCTTAGGCTCAAAGAGCTCTATGAGAAGAAAATAGTGTCTAAGCAAGCCTTTGATAACGCTAAAGCTCAATATGAGCAGGCTCTCGCTAGCCTAAAATTAGCTCAAGAAAAGCTTAAGTATGCTAAGGCTTCATTATCTGAAGCGGAGCTTCTTCTCAGTTATCATAAGATAGTTTCTCCTACTGATGGGGTTATTATAAAGAAGTTTATGGATGAGGGTACGATGATAATAGGCTCAACCCCAATTCTAAGGATAATCCAGGATAATCCTGTAAAAGTTCAAGGAGTTTTGCCACAGGAGGCCTTATCTTATATAAGAATTGGAGATGAGATAGAAGTTTATAGTGATGTTTATCCTGGTAAGGTTTTTAAAGGGAGATTGAAAGTGATATCTCCTGTTATAGACTCATCTACGAGAACTTTTTCAGTAGAAGCGTGGATTGATAATTCAGAGTACCTTCTGAAAGTTGGAATGTTTTTAAGAGCTAAACTCGTTGCTGGAAGTAGGAGGGTGTTAGCGGTTCCCTTAGAGTGTGTGACTTCTTTAAATCAGGTTTTTGTTTATTCCGATGGTGCGGTCTTCGAAAGAAGGATAGTCTTGGGAGAAGCACAGGATAGGTATGTAGAAGTCATTTCTGGGTTGAAAGAGAGAGAAAAAGTAGTTTTTCAACCTACTGCATGGCTTAAGAATGGTA
Protein-coding regions in this window:
- a CDS encoding TolC family protein, with the translated sequence EAHLEEVKARFNVGMTTKSELLRAETALANAELDIIRAENILRTAELNLKFAIGLDRDEEIEIKEELVFSSLRGELKSYIEEAFSKRPELLSMSHAIEALRANEKIALANYSPQVYFSGNYQWSGDTFPPKSDSWSVALILSVNLFDGGETKGKVNEIRANISKFLAAFENIKKSIALQVESAYLSVKEAEKRIKVAEAYVDKAFEDFKMAEEEYKAGVGTTLNVLDAQTSWKQMKNNYIQALYDANVAVAKLILAIGRDRF
- a CDS encoding efflux RND transporter periplasmic adaptor subunit, whose translation is MNKLLRIMCLLVFLLYFTLIGYTQELPTVKIVEVKNMEFKRVFNFTADAVALKVVDIYSRVQNRILKKLYVDVGDRVKDGQVLALLDDEYAKVTYQGALAGVKQAEASVEQARVVADNAKDNYLRLKELYEKKIVSKQAFDNAKAQYEQALASLKLAQEKLKYAKASLSEAELLLSYHKIVSPTDGVIIKKFMDEGTMIIGSTPILRIIQDNPVKVQGVLPQEALSYIRIGDEIEVYSDVYPGKVFKGRLKVISPVIDSSTRTFSVEAWIDNSEYLLKVGMFLRAKLVAGSRRVLAVPLECVTSLNQVFVYSDGAVFERRIVLGEAQDRYVEVISGLKEREKVVFQPTAWLKNGMRVKVVE